A window of Synechococcus sp. WH 8109 genomic DNA:
TTCACTTGGCCATCGGCCTGGATCAGCACCCGACCATCTCCGGGCAGTGCAGCCAAGGCCTGCTGACGCAGCAGTTCCGTGTTCGGCCGTTGGCTGGCTGCCCGTTCGGCCATCAGGGCATCACCGCCCTCTACCAGGCGGGTTCGCCGCGGGGTGCTGAAGCGTTTTTTCAACGCCTTGAGCTCCGTCACCATCGCGTCCAGCAGCTGATCCCGGTTGTCGAGGAGCAACTTCAGGCGTTGGCGTTCTGCTCGAAGCTCATCCAGCTCCTGGCGCAGGCTTTCCTGTTCGAGTCCGGTCAGGCGCCTCAGGGGCATGGCCAACACCGCATCCGCCTGCCGTTCGCTGAGGTCGAGGCGCACCATCAGGCTGGCGCGGGCTGAGGCGGCGTCATTCGCCTCCTGAATCATGGCGATCACAGCCTGAAGGTTGTTCAGGGCTGAGATCAGTCCTTCCACCACCTCAAGCCGGTCTTCGGTCTTGCGTAGGGCATGACTGGTGCGCCGGATCAGGGTCAGTTCCCTGAAATCGAGGAAGGTCTGCAGCAGTTGGCGCAGCGACAGTTGCTGGGGTTGTCCATCCACCAGGGCGAGAAGGATGGCTCCGAAGTTGCTCTGCAGTGCCGTTCGCCGTTGCAAATCCTTCAGCACATTCTCAGGATCTGCATCGCGACGCAGCTCCACCACCACACGCATTCCTTCGCGGTCGCTTTCGTCGCGGATGTCGGCAATTCCGCCGATTTTTCCGTCGTTGACGGACTCCGCCAGTTTTTCAATCCAGCCGGCCTTGCTGAGTTGGTACGGCAGTTCGGTGACGACAACGGCATTGCGTTTGTGGCGTCCTTTGCCCGGTTGCACTTCTTCGGTGTGGGCCACGCCGCGCATCGGGATGCTGCCGCGTCCATGCAGGTAGGTGTCCCGCAGGCCTGAGCTGATCAGTACTTCACCGCCTGTGGGGAAGTCGGGCCCTGGGATCAGCTCCAGCAGTTTTTCGTCACTCAGCTCCGGTTTGCGGATCAGGGCGATAAGTCCTTCCACCACCTCTCCCAGGTTGTGCGGGGGAATGCTGGTGGCCATGCCAACGGCGATGCCGGAGCAGCCATTCAGCAGCAGGAAGGGAAGCTGGGCCGGAAGAACGGTGGGTTCCTGTTGGGACCCATCGAAGTTCGGTGCGAAATCAACCGTGTCTTCACCGATCTCCTCCAGCATCGCCTGGTGAGAGATCGGCGCCAGTCGGGTTTCGGTGTACCGCATGGCCGCCGGTGGGTCGTCATCCACCGAGCCGAAATTGCCATGGCCGTCGAGCAGTGGATGACGGCTGGAGAAGGTCTGAACAAGCCGCACCAAGGCGTCGTAAACGGCTTGATCACCATGCGGGTGGTACTTGCCGAGGACGTCACCAACAACTCTTGCGCATTTCCGATAAGGACGGTCTGGGGTCAACCCCAGTTCCTGCATCGCGTACAGAATCCGCCGTTGGACGGGTTTGAGGCCATCGCGGGCATCGGGCAACGCCCGACCCACGATCACGCTCATCGCGTATTCGAGGTAGGAGCGCTGCATCTCCCGATGCAGGGCGATCGGTTCAACGCGCTCCTCAGCCATTCGGTCTTTCGCTCTCCGACCGGTAGGCGCTCAGCCTACAGATGATCACTGGCTTTTCTTCCACGTTGCGTTGGCTTGGGCTCGTTCCACGCTGTTAGTGAGCCGCGGCTCGCTCAGCAATTGTGCCGTCGCCTCACGGATGCGCACACCCCAAAGCTGTTCGGCTTGATGCAGGGGCAGGACGTAGTTGGGGTTCTTGGCCAACGCTGTGGAAGCGAGCTGGATCGCCTCGGTCTGCTCACCCTGTTGATGCAGAGCTGCGGCCAGGGCCAGCATCGGTTCTGCGTTGGTCTCCAGCTTCAACACCCGGCGCCAACGCCGCACGGCTTCCTGTCGCTGGCCCATCTCAAAAAGCACCAGGGCCTGGTTGTTCAGGGCTTCCCAGAACTCCGGCTTCAGGCCCGTGGCTTGTTCGAACGACTTAAGGGCCAGAGGGAGTTCGCCCCGCATGATCCTGGCGTTGCCGAGGTCGAAATAGGCCGAAGCGTTGTTCGGATCCAATTGGAGTCCGCGGGTAATCAAGGGAACGGCATCGTCCGGTCGCTCTGCCCGCAGGGCAATCGCTGCTTCGGCGAACCACAGGCCGGCTTTTTCAGGATTCAGCTGCTTGGCCCGGGCCAGAGACTGGCTTGCGTCCTTGAGGTCGTTGTTGCGCAGTTGAGCCTCCGCCAGGATCGACCAGAACCGTTCATCATTGGGGTTGAGCCGCACCGCCAGAGCCGCGAGTCGTGCTGCGTCCTTGGCTTGCCCCAGCTGAAGCAGCTGTGCAGCTGTTCGACCGATGCCGATTGATGAGCCCTTGAGTTCCTCTTCGGTGGGCAGATAGACGTAGGGGATCAGGGCGTTGGCTGCTGGGGCGCCGAACAAACCGCCCAGAACGACCAGTGCAGCCGCCAGCGTCCGACGCAAGCTAATTCGACGCAGCACTGGAGCCAGAGTGGAGTCGCTAAAGCGTAGGTGTGGGATCCGGTTGTGCTGCAGCGGCGTTGCGACGCCACATCCAGGGTTTGATCCGTCGCAACGCCGATCCCCGCAGGTTTTGGTCCCAAACACTGTCATCCCAGCTCTGGATCTGTTCCTTCTGCAGATTCAGCAGCCATGGGCGTGGCTGCACATCGGGATCACTGCTCTGGGGCAAGCTTCGGTGGTTCCAGGGGCAGACGTCCTGGCAGATGTCACATCCCGCCACCCACGGTCCAAGGGCGGCGCGAATGTTCTCCGGTAAGTCGTCCTCACGGTTTTCGATCGTGTGAAAGGCCAGGCAACGCCTTGCATCCACCACAAAAGGTTCGCGGATCGCATGCGTGGGGCATGCATCGATGCAGGCGCTGCAGCGTCCACAGAGGCTGCGGGCTGGTGGGTCGGCGTTCAAGTGCTCCGTTGTCAGCAGATGGCCGATCACCATCCACGAGCCCCGTTCGGGGTGAATCAGATTGCTGTGCTTGCCGATCCAGCCCAGGCCGGCTTCCTCAGCCCAGGCCTTGTCCAGCAGCGGTGTGGCGTCAACACAGGCGCGCCAACCGCAGTCGGGCCGTTGTTCCGAAAGCCAGCGACCGATCCGTCGCAGCCGTTGATCCACAACCCGGTGATAGTCCCGTCCCCAGCCGTAGCGGGCGACTTTGAGGGAGCCGGGAGAGGGTTGAGCGTCGACGTAATAGTTGAGGCCAACGGCGAGCACGCTGTTGGCTCCGTCCAACAGAAGCCTGGGGTCTCGCCGACGGGGGGCGGCCATCCAGGCCATGTCAGCTTGATGACCATGGTCTAACCAGCGCTCCAGTGCTTTGGTGCGCAGCTGCAGCCGTGGACTTCCCGGGATTCTGGCAATGCCAACGGGATTGAACCCTTCCTCAGCGGCGCGGCGCTTCAGAGCCTCGCTTAAACGAGTTTGTTGATCGGTGACATGCCCTTGCATCGACCTTAAGGTTGGGCGCTTATCAGCATCTTCTCTGTGACCGGCACTGAGACAGGACGGCTTGCTCCCTTGCTGCGCTGGCTTGGTTTAACCCTCGTGGTGATCCTCGTCCTGCAGATGCTGGCTGTTCTTGTCGGTGTCGACTGGGGTGCGGATGCTCCACGCCCGCAGGTCACCGGACCGCTGGTGGCCCTTGCTCCTTTGGGATTTGCCGGTTTGTTGACCTGCCTGATCGGATCACGGCTGGATCATCCCCATCAGCAGCGCACTCCTTTGCGTCTGCTGGTTGCCGTTCTTTCAGCGCTGTTGGCCCTCGGCATGGTGATTGCCGTGCCCATGTCCCTGGATGGGGGTGCGGGTGACGCGGCCCGTCAACGCAATCTGGAACAGGGCCGCGAAGCGCTGAAGGATGCTCGAGCCTTCCGCGCCGATGCAGCGCAGGTCACCTCCCTTGGTGAGCAGCTGGCCCAGGCCGGTCAACTCGCTGCCGATGCCACCGATGACGACAAGCTGCGGGCGGCACAAAAGTTGGTAGACGATCAGATCGCCCAGATGGAGGCCCAACTCAAGACCGTTGAGGTCGGCCAGGCCCGTGAATCCCAGCAGCGGTTCATCGGTGGAACCATCACGGCTGTGGTTCTTGCGATTGCGTTTGTGCTCCTTGCGTTCACGGCAGTGCTCTGACCGCTGGTTAGGTTGGTCAGACTTCACTCAAAGCTGGGCGCAGTAGCTCTTTGGTCCAGTCCAATCCCAGACCTGATCTGCCGCTGTCCGCAAGGCTTCGGCAGGATCTGAAAAACGACCTGATTGCAGGGTTGCTGGTGGT
This region includes:
- a CDS encoding DNA topoisomerase (ATP-hydrolyzing) subunit A is translated as MAEERVEPIALHREMQRSYLEYAMSVIVGRALPDARDGLKPVQRRILYAMQELGLTPDRPYRKCARVVGDVLGKYHPHGDQAVYDALVRLVQTFSSRHPLLDGHGNFGSVDDDPPAAMRYTETRLAPISHQAMLEEIGEDTVDFAPNFDGSQQEPTVLPAQLPFLLLNGCSGIAVGMATSIPPHNLGEVVEGLIALIRKPELSDEKLLELIPGPDFPTGGEVLISSGLRDTYLHGRGSIPMRGVAHTEEVQPGKGRHKRNAVVVTELPYQLSKAGWIEKLAESVNDGKIGGIADIRDESDREGMRVVVELRRDADPENVLKDLQRRTALQSNFGAILLALVDGQPQQLSLRQLLQTFLDFRELTLIRRTSHALRKTEDRLEVVEGLISALNNLQAVIAMIQEANDAASARASLMVRLDLSERQADAVLAMPLRRLTGLEQESLRQELDELRAERQRLKLLLDNRDQLLDAMVTELKALKKRFSTPRRTRLVEGGDALMAERAASQRPNTELLRQQALAALPGDGRVLIQADGQVKIVTPQVLGRLHLNDPCPIGDAPSPARVILPIEPPPRLLAVSARGRIAQVRWEFAGQQPGPIDRFLPTGLDGDPIVSLLSLPSQNIDNLSLGLLSSDGRFKRLPLSEIVDLSGRATSVLKLKEGVELNSAVICRDQGTLALISDIGRLLRLRVTEDSLPLMGRLAQGPMTMRLLPGEHIVGAVCTEQTPLMLITRQGMIGRIDYSGLRYNQRGDLGSMALQIDAESDRLVGISTGPGLVGVRTSKDRHGRLDPDNINVSKPGDKPTEQASLQKGEAIVDVINAIQPNP
- a CDS encoding tetratricopeptide repeat protein encodes the protein MRRTLAAALVVLGGLFGAPAANALIPYVYLPTEEELKGSSIGIGRTAAQLLQLGQAKDAARLAALAVRLNPNDERFWSILAEAQLRNNDLKDASQSLARAKQLNPEKAGLWFAEAAIALRAERPDDAVPLITRGLQLDPNNASAYFDLGNARIMRGELPLALKSFEQATGLKPEFWEALNNQALVLFEMGQRQEAVRRWRRVLKLETNAEPMLALAAALHQQGEQTEAIQLASTALAKNPNYVLPLHQAEQLWGVRIREATAQLLSEPRLTNSVERAQANATWKKSQ
- the queG gene encoding tRNA epoxyqueuosine(34) reductase QueG: MQGHVTDQQTRLSEALKRRAAEEGFNPVGIARIPGSPRLQLRTKALERWLDHGHQADMAWMAAPRRRDPRLLLDGANSVLAVGLNYYVDAQPSPGSLKVARYGWGRDYHRVVDQRLRRIGRWLSEQRPDCGWRACVDATPLLDKAWAEEAGLGWIGKHSNLIHPERGSWMVIGHLLTTEHLNADPPARSLCGRCSACIDACPTHAIREPFVVDARRCLAFHTIENREDDLPENIRAALGPWVAGCDICQDVCPWNHRSLPQSSDPDVQPRPWLLNLQKEQIQSWDDSVWDQNLRGSALRRIKPWMWRRNAAAAQPDPTPTL
- a CDS encoding HpsJ family protein — translated: MTGTETGRLAPLLRWLGLTLVVILVLQMLAVLVGVDWGADAPRPQVTGPLVALAPLGFAGLLTCLIGSRLDHPHQQRTPLRLLVAVLSALLALGMVIAVPMSLDGGAGDAARQRNLEQGREALKDARAFRADAAQVTSLGEQLAQAGQLAADATDDDKLRAAQKLVDDQIAQMEAQLKTVEVGQARESQQRFIGGTITAVVLAIAFVLLAFTAVL